A stretch of the Myripristis murdjan chromosome 24, fMyrMur1.1, whole genome shotgun sequence genome encodes the following:
- the LOC115356245 gene encoding sterile alpha motif domain-containing protein 12-like: MGLSKRVSFWSVEEVLDWVQEYYPAQLNTLHTAFIKHSITGRALLRMKEHHLERLGVESKEQQEILQDVLLLRVQEELENLNDIYAECFSS; this comes from the exons ATGGGCTTGTCCAAGCGGGTGTCATTCTGGTCGGTGGAGGAAGTGTTGGACTGGGTGCAGGAATATTACCCAGCGCAACTGAACACGCTCCATACAGCCTTCATTAAACACAGCATAACAG GCCGTGCATTGCTGAGGATGAAGGAGCACCACCTGGAGCGTCTGGGCGTGGAGTCCAAGGAGCAGCAGGAGATCCTGCAGGACGTTCTTCTCCTCAGAGTCCAAGAAGAACTGGAGAACCTCAATGACATCTATGCTG aATGTTTCTCTTCATAA